From Salarias fasciatus chromosome 5, fSalaFa1.1, whole genome shotgun sequence, a single genomic window includes:
- the LOC115388330 gene encoding nicalin-1, giving the protein MFLNLAAVVLLLGVRRLHGSALPAVSSYEFTAYRMQQFNLAQHKHGCRGAIVVAEARSADEPSLTRRCVIMRVQDFTSQKYFEAQRQNAAAVLILLPRNTSSIPHGTIQSFMVSESETLQKETLMPVYVAPEDEQLLYMYEEIKQAAATRTSSIFVRVLRSMVTATAFQILVSNNAPIKAVTDNSVITLEGVLPGSVEDAPTIVITAHYDSYGLAPWLSFGADSNGSGVTILMELARLFQKLYSSSSTRPQYNLMFSLTGGGKYNFLGTKRWIEENLDHAESSLLHDNVAFVLCLDTLANGDELYVHVSRPPKPDSPMHAFIQLLEEVVSSRFPSVKVGLIHKKINLVESTVAWEHERYSLRRILGFTLSHVEDPKSELRGSMLDTMSQVDFRRLKRNGIIVAEALARYMYNLSDKGSPKEVQVFKGQLDFQDSRISSLMSFLTSVPRATQLLDKEPGHMLLVNSLEHEFKRYLQQVYRHTFRQDKRDPDITFFDQMNQPVVMYRVKPAAFDLFLGGCIAAYLGIVYYAIQNFGHLYTKLKAAVKPKHQ; this is encoded by the exons ATGTTCCTGAACTTGGCTGCTGTTGTGCTGCTCCTCGGTGTGCGGCGTCTGCACGGCTCTGCGCTCCCCGCCGTGTCCTCCTATGAGTTCACCGCCTACAGGATGCAACAGTTCAACTTGGCACAGCACAAGCATG GCTGCCGCGGAGCCATCGTCGTGGCCGAGGCCCGCTCGGCGGACGAGCCGTCCCTGACCCGCCGCTGCGTCATCATGAGGGTGCAGGACTTCACCAGTCAGAAGTACTTTGAGGCGCAGAGACAAAACGCTGCAGCTGTACTGATCCTGCTGCCCAGAAACACATCCAGCATCCCTCATGGCACAATACAG TCCTTCATGGTGAGTGAAAGTGAGACCTTGCAGAAGGAGACCCTCATGCCGGTGTACGTCGCCCCCGAAGACGAGCAGCTGCTCTACATGTATGAGGAGATCAAGCAGGCCGCAGCCACACGCACATCCTCCATATTTGTCAGAG TGCTTCGTAGTATGGTCACAGCTACAGCCTTCCAGATCCTGGTGAGCAACAACGCTCCGATAAAAGCCGTCACTGACAACTCAGTGATCACTCTGGAG GGAGTGCTTCCTGGATCGGTGGAGGATGCACCCACTATTGTCATCACTGCCCACTACGACTCCTATGGGCTGGCCCCA TGGTTGTCGTTTGGAGCCGACTCTAACGGCAGCGGCGTGACCATCCTGATGGAGCTGGCTCGTCTCTTCCAGAAGCTttacagcagctccagcaccagACCACA ATATAATTTAATGTTCTCCTTGACTGGAGGAGGAAAATACAACTTCCTTGGCACAAAGCGGTGGATTGAGGAGAATTTAGACCACGCTG AGTCCAGCCTGCTGCATGACAATGTGGCGTTTGTTCTGTGTTTGGACACGCTGGCCAACGGGGACGAGCTGTACGTGCACGTGTCCCGCCCCCCTAAACCTGACAGTCCCATGCATGCATTCATTCAGCTGTTGGAGGAG GTGGTTTCCTCCAGATTCCCCTCAGTGAAGGTGGGATTGATTCATAAGAAGATCAACCTGGTGGAGTCCACCGTGGCCTGGGAGCATGAGCGTTACAGCCTGCGCAGGATTCTCGGGTTCACTCTCTCTCATGTTGAAGATCCCAAATCTGAGCTCCGTGGCTCAATGCTGGACACAAT GTCTCAAGTGGACTTCAGGAGACTCAAGCGAAACGGCATCATTGTAGCAGAAGCTCTGGCTCGATATATGTACAATCTCTCTGACAAG GGTTCACCAAAGGAAGTGCAGGTTTTCAAGGGTCAGCTG GACTTTCAGGACAGTCGGATTTCCAGCCTGATGTCCTTCCTGACGTCAGTCCCTCGGGCCACCCAGCTGCTGGATAAGGAGCCCGGTCACATGCTGCTGGTCAACTCACTGGAGCACGAGTTTAAACGTTACCTGCAGCAAGTGTACAGACACACGTTTCGACAAGACAAGAG GGACCCTGATATTACATTTTTCGATCAAATGAACCAGCCTGTCGTGATGTACAG AGTGAAGCCTGCTGCGTTTGATCTGTTCCTGGGTGGCTGCATTGCAGCTTATTTGGGAATAGTTTATTATGCAATCCAG aatTTTGGACATCTCTATACAAAAttgaaagcagcagtgaaaccTAAGCACCAATGA
- the fam219aa gene encoding protein FAM219A isoform X2, whose amino-acid sequence MMEEIDRFQVPPVNGETQPLDPAASSTSEAEPDTKGESVALNYKPSPLQVQIEKQRDLARKGSVKNGTVGSPVNQQPKKNARTRLVVPNKGYSSLDQSPDEKPLVALDTDSDDDFDMSRYSSSGYSSAEQINQDLNIQLLKDGYRLDEIPDDEDLDLIPPKAVNPTCMCCQAAPSTACQIQ is encoded by the exons ATGATGGAAGAAATCGACAGGTTCCAAGTGCCTCCAGTCAACGGGGAGACACAGCCTTTG GACCCAGCAGCGTCCTCCACCTCCGAAGCGGAGCCTGACACGAAGGGAGAGAGCGTGGCCTTGAACTACAAGCCGTCTCCTCTGCAAGTCCAAATAG AGAAACAGAGGGACCTCGCCAGGAAGGGATCGGTGAAGAATGGCACCGTGGGAAGTCCCGTCAATCAGCAGCCCAAGAAGAACGCCAGAACAAG GTTGGTGGTGCCAAACAAAGGTTACTCCTCCTTAGACCAGAGCCCAGATGAGAAGCCTTTGGTAGCGCTGGACACTGACAG TGACGACGACTTCGACATGTCCAGATACTCCTCATCAGGATACTCCTCAGCCGAG CAGATCAACCAGGACCTGAACATCCAGCTCCTGAAGGACGGGTACCGGCTGGACGAGATCCCCGACGACGAGGACCTGGATCTGATTCCTCCCAAAGCGGTCAACCCCACCTGCATGTGCTGCCAGGCTGCCCCCTCCACGGCCTGTCAGATCCAGTAG
- the fam219aa gene encoding protein FAM219A isoform X1, with product MMEEIDRFQVPPVNGETQPLDPAASSTSEAEPDTKGESVALNYKPSPLQVQIEKQRDLARKGSVKNGTVGSPVNQQPKKNARTRLVVPNKGYSSLDQSPDEKPLVALDTDSDDDFDMSRYSSSGYSSAEVRCLRDQQINQDLNIQLLKDGYRLDEIPDDEDLDLIPPKAVNPTCMCCQAAPSTACQIQ from the exons ATGATGGAAGAAATCGACAGGTTCCAAGTGCCTCCAGTCAACGGGGAGACACAGCCTTTG GACCCAGCAGCGTCCTCCACCTCCGAAGCGGAGCCTGACACGAAGGGAGAGAGCGTGGCCTTGAACTACAAGCCGTCTCCTCTGCAAGTCCAAATAG AGAAACAGAGGGACCTCGCCAGGAAGGGATCGGTGAAGAATGGCACCGTGGGAAGTCCCGTCAATCAGCAGCCCAAGAAGAACGCCAGAACAAG GTTGGTGGTGCCAAACAAAGGTTACTCCTCCTTAGACCAGAGCCCAGATGAGAAGCCTTTGGTAGCGCTGGACACTGACAG TGACGACGACTTCGACATGTCCAGATACTCCTCATCAGGATACTCCTCAGCCGAGGTGAGATGTCTGAGGGACCAG CAGATCAACCAGGACCTGAACATCCAGCTCCTGAAGGACGGGTACCGGCTGGACGAGATCCCCGACGACGAGGACCTGGATCTGATTCCTCCCAAAGCGGTCAACCCCACCTGCATGTGCTGCCAGGCTGCCCCCTCCACGGCCTGTCAGATCCAGTAG